The Ziziphus jujuba cultivar Dongzao chromosome 7, ASM3175591v1 genome includes a region encoding these proteins:
- the LOC107435145 gene encoding uncharacterized protein LOC107435145 isoform X1 has translation MFILSLGKARIFEHVDVMDRWTGVLKVPLYPNGRAFYQVAASLCLSPTSKNLTVPSSNAIFFSGDRVAHTGNPVIERLSGLQTIAEILVSKIGGSINTWVIEASVYNGPFAVYKDFIPSVNQWGEPKSYNPVGFPASRSAITLLSNFLEELKSVNSWIQQEPLSASTAASKIYMPKTLIFGFSKGGTVVNQLIAELGFSEEQPEHREYSESKKEFQIIPSTKESLLNSISEVHYIDVGLNSAGAYITDHEVIEKISRIVVQENREIRFVLHGTPRQWCDSRRSWIRDEKDKLLHVLESEAGRSGGKLQVSERFYFGDCTPNLQMHFEIIEKLDVS, from the exons ATGTTCATACTCAGCTTAGGAAAAGCAAGAATTTTCGAACATGTTGAtg TTATGGACCGTTGGACTGGTGTTTTAAAGGTTCCATTGTACCCCAATGGCAGAGCTTTTTACCAAGTTGCAGCATCTCTGTGCCTTTCACCAACCTCGAAAAATCTAACT GTGCCTTCTTCCAATGCCATCTTTTTCAGTGGAGATCGAGTTGCACACACTGGTAATCCGGTGATTGAGAGGTTATCAGGCTTGCAAACCATAGCTGAAATTTTGGTTTCCAAGATTGGAGGTTCTATCAATACATGGGTTATTGAGGCTTCCGTGTATAATGGGCCTTTTGCTGTGTATAAGGATTTTATACCATCAGTGAACCAATGGGGAGAGCCAAAATCGTACAACCCAGTTGGATTCCCAGCTTCTAGATCAGCTATCACACTATTGTCAAATTTCCTTGAAGAG CTGAAGAGTGTCAATTCATGGATACAGCAAGAACCACTCTCAGCAAGCACTGCTGCATCGAAAATCTATATGCCTAAAACACTCATCTTTGGATTTAGCAAGGGAGGTACAGTAGTTAACCAACTAATTGCTGAACTTGGATTCTCAGAGGAACAGCCAGAACATAGGGAATATTCAGAGTCCAAAAAAGAGTTCCAAATCATACCCAGTACTAAAGAAAGCCTCTTAAACAGCATTTCTGAAGTACATTACATAGATGTTGGATTAAACTCTGCAGGTGCATACATCACCGACCATGAGGTGATTGAGAAAATCTCTAGAATCGTTGTACAGGAGAATAGAGAAATACGTTTTGTCCTTCATGGAACTCCCAGGCAGTGGTGTGACAGTAGGCGCTCTTGGATTCGAGATGAAAAGGATAAATTGCTTCATGTGCTCGAATCCGAAGCTGGGAGAAGTGGAGGAAAGTTACAGGTCTCTGAGAGATTTTACTTTGGTGATTGTACACCAAATCTGCAGATGCATTTTGAAATTATTGAAAAACTGGATGTAAGCTAA
- the LOC107435145 gene encoding uncharacterized protein LOC107435145 isoform X2: protein MDRWTGVLKVPLYPNGRAFYQVAASLCLSPTSKNLTVPSSNAIFFSGDRVAHTGNPVIERLSGLQTIAEILVSKIGGSINTWVIEASVYNGPFAVYKDFIPSVNQWGEPKSYNPVGFPASRSAITLLSNFLEELKSVNSWIQQEPLSASTAASKIYMPKTLIFGFSKGGTVVNQLIAELGFSEEQPEHREYSESKKEFQIIPSTKESLLNSISEVHYIDVGLNSAGAYITDHEVIEKISRIVVQENREIRFVLHGTPRQWCDSRRSWIRDEKDKLLHVLESEAGRSGGKLQVSERFYFGDCTPNLQMHFEIIEKLDVS from the exons ATGGACCGTTGGACTGGTGTTTTAAAGGTTCCATTGTACCCCAATGGCAGAGCTTTTTACCAAGTTGCAGCATCTCTGTGCCTTTCACCAACCTCGAAAAATCTAACT GTGCCTTCTTCCAATGCCATCTTTTTCAGTGGAGATCGAGTTGCACACACTGGTAATCCGGTGATTGAGAGGTTATCAGGCTTGCAAACCATAGCTGAAATTTTGGTTTCCAAGATTGGAGGTTCTATCAATACATGGGTTATTGAGGCTTCCGTGTATAATGGGCCTTTTGCTGTGTATAAGGATTTTATACCATCAGTGAACCAATGGGGAGAGCCAAAATCGTACAACCCAGTTGGATTCCCAGCTTCTAGATCAGCTATCACACTATTGTCAAATTTCCTTGAAGAG CTGAAGAGTGTCAATTCATGGATACAGCAAGAACCACTCTCAGCAAGCACTGCTGCATCGAAAATCTATATGCCTAAAACACTCATCTTTGGATTTAGCAAGGGAGGTACAGTAGTTAACCAACTAATTGCTGAACTTGGATTCTCAGAGGAACAGCCAGAACATAGGGAATATTCAGAGTCCAAAAAAGAGTTCCAAATCATACCCAGTACTAAAGAAAGCCTCTTAAACAGCATTTCTGAAGTACATTACATAGATGTTGGATTAAACTCTGCAGGTGCATACATCACCGACCATGAGGTGATTGAGAAAATCTCTAGAATCGTTGTACAGGAGAATAGAGAAATACGTTTTGTCCTTCATGGAACTCCCAGGCAGTGGTGTGACAGTAGGCGCTCTTGGATTCGAGATGAAAAGGATAAATTGCTTCATGTGCTCGAATCCGAAGCTGGGAGAAGTGGAGGAAAGTTACAGGTCTCTGAGAGATTTTACTTTGGTGATTGTACACCAAATCTGCAGATGCATTTTGAAATTATTGAAAAACTGGATGTAAGCTAA